AAATGTGACCCATGCAGCAAAAGCAGGATTAATCGACCCGGTCATTGGACGAGATGAAGAAGTAGAGCGTGTGATTGAAATTCTTAACCGTCGTAATAAAAATAATCCAGTGCTCATCGGAGAGCCAGGAGTTGGTAAAACAGCGATCGTTGAAGGGCTTGCCCTTAAAATAAGTGAAGGAAACGTCCCTGCTAAACTACTAAATAAAGAGGTCTATTTACTTGATGTGGCCTCTCTCGTGGCTAACACAGGGATACGAGGACAATTTGAAGAACGGTTAAAACAATTAATTGCTGAATTACAGCAGCGTAAAAATGTTATTTTATTCATTGATGAAATTCATCAGGTCGTTGGCGCAGGATCAGCTGAAGGAGCGATGGATGCAGGGAACATTCTTAAGCCGGCACTTGCCCGAGGTGAATTACAAGTTGTGGGAGCCACAACCTTAAAGGAATATCGAACGATTGAAAAAGATGCGGCACTTGAACGGCGCTTTCAACCTGTGATGGTTCATGAGCCTGCACTTGAAGAAGCAGAAGCGATTTTGAAAGGGATTCAAGCGAAGTATGAGGATTACCATCAAGTTTCCTATACGGATGAAGCTATTACTGCGTGTGTGAATCTGTCACATCGTTACATCCAAGATCGTTTCCTACCTGATAAAGCGATCGATTTACTCGATGAAGCGGGCTCAAAAGCTAATCTTGTTTCGGGAGCTCAACCTCAAGGAGAGATTGACCAACGACTTAATGAGATCATGAAAGAAAAAGAACTTGTATTAAAAGAAGAAAATTATGAAAAAGCAGCTACATTACGGGATGAAGAAGAACGTCTTGAAAAACAACTTAATAAAAACACAAATACAAAAGCAGTTGTAGACGTGGCACAAATTCAAGCCATTATCGAGAAACAAACAGGGATTCCAGTAGGGAAACTCCAAGAAACTGAAGCTTCGAAAATGAATAGCTTAGTAGATAATCTAACTAAAAAAGTGATCGGTCAAGAAGAAGCTGTGAAAAAAGTAGCTAAAGCTGTGCGAAGATCACGGGCAGGGTTGAAAGCGAAACATCGCCCTATTGGCTCATTTCTATTCGTTGGCCCAACAGGCGTGGGGAAAACCGAATTGACAAAATCATTAGCAGAAGAGCTCTTTGGATCAAAAGAGGCGATGATTCGCCTCGACATGAGTGAATATATGGAGAAGCATACCGTGTCCAAATTAATCGGTTCACCTCCAGGTTATGTTGGTCATGAAGAAGCCGGGCAGTTAACAGAAAAAGTTCGCAGAAATCCTTACGCCATTATCTTACTGGATGAAATTGAAAAAGCTCATCCAGATGTGCAACACGCCTTTTTGCAAATAATGGAGGACGGCCGTCTCACTGACAGTCAAGGACGGACAGTAAGTTTTAAAGACACTGTGATTATCATGACAAGCAATGCCGGTGTTGGTTCTAAAAAAGTGACAGTCGGTTTTGGGGCAAATGAAGCGTTAAATCAAACCTCTCTATTAGACTCACTCTCATCTTATTTTAAGCCAGAATTTCTTAATAGATTTGATGCGATTATTGAGTTTAAACAGTTGGAGAAAGACCACTTAATGACGATTGTGGATCTTATGCTCGACGAATTACAAACGACGTTAACGGAGCAGAAGAGGACGCTTCACGTCTCAGCAGAAGCAAAAGAAAAGCTTGCAGATCTAGGTTATCACCCGTCATTCGGTGCGCGCCCTTTACGTCGCGCTTTACAGGATCAAGTGGAAGACCGCCTTACCGATTTAATTCTTGAGGACGATACCATTACCAACATCTCTGTGACCGTGGAGAATGATGAAATTAGTGTGAGTGTTTAATAGAGCAGAGAGTAGCAAACAGTGGAAGACAAGTAAAGGAGTAGTTTCACTGACTAAAGTTGAGAAGCTTCTTTTTCCATATGTCACCTAAACTATAGGGAACGCCCTGAGTCCTGTATGGCAGTGGACTCAGGGCGTTGTTATGACATAATTATGTCGATAGACTGTGCTTAAATTCGTCCAATAGAATTGGGAATGAGCAGGAATAATGAAAAGGGGCGTTCAGTATTAAGAACTATTAAGCGGCTTCACGTCACCCTAAGACAGATGAGTGTAAGTTTGGAACTGTATATTTCTTTTAGATGTTATCAAATAGGAAAGGTAGACCATTTTCCAGATAATAGCCATGTTAATAATCAATAACGCCTCATAAAAATGACTAGATAATATTATTTCTAGTCTCTAATTATATGACGTAAGTCTCATTTTTAAAATTAAATGTTTTATATAAGTTATAAGTGGAACGAGAGAGGATGGATGGAGAAATCCTAATAGTCTGATAATTTGATTGGAGGATTGATCCGGCATGACACATCGGATAATGAGCCACAAAGCATTATGTCTGTATAAAGAATAGCACCTTATCTCAAATTCAGTCAGCATGTCATAAAGAATTTATAGGAGGTATGTGTGATATGGTACAAGATTTATATCCATCTAGATTAAATGAGAAGGCATCTATTTTTGAAAGGAAAGACCCTGTTATCCATAACGAAAAAGCGTATGAGGAAGGCCCTTTATCGCGAAAAGAGTTGAACTTTTACGACCAAAATGGCTATATTATGTTGGAAAAATTCTTTGATGATGACCAGCTAAATATGATGAAGCAAGAGCTTCAGTATACGATGGACCAAAACCGTCATCGCCACTCTGATGAGGTGATAAAAGAACCGAGCAGTAATGACATTCGTTCCATATTTGAGGTTCATAAAGACGGAGGTTTTTTTGAAAAGCTCTCTCAAAATGAACGGCTCGTTAAAATTTGTGAGCAGATTCTTGGCAGTCAAGTGTATATTAACCAATCGCGAATAAATTTCAAGCCAGGCTTTAAAGGAAAAGAGTTTTATTGGCATTCAGACTTTGAAACATGGCATATGGAAGATGGGATGCCACGCATGCGAGCATTAAGTTGCTCCATCATTTTAACAGATAATTATGAGTATAACGGGCCACTTATGCTTATACCTGGTTCCCATAAGTGGTATGTTTCCACATCAGGAGAAACACCTGAAGAGAATTATAAATCGTCATTGCAAAAACAAGAAGTAGGGGTTCCAGACAATAAAAGTATGGAATGGCTCGTTAAACAGGCTGGCGGTCAAATCGATCGTGCTACTGGCCCTGCAGGCTCCGTCTTATTATTTGAATGTAATACGATGCACGGGTCTGCCGGCAATATTTCACCGTATCCACGGAGTAACGTCTTCTTCGTCTATAACTCTATTAAAAATAAGCTTGAAAAGCCGTTCGGTGGTACGGAACCTCGTCCTGAATTTTTAGCTAATAGGGATAATGTGAAACCAATTGAACCAGCCAAAAGTTTAAACTATTCACGTAAATATTAAATAGAGTCATAAAGCGCTTGCCTTTGTAAATGAGGCAGGTGCTTTTTACGTAGGCGACTTAACACATGAAATAGAGGCGTCCATACTAAGTGGCGATCAGAGCATTCATGGACATGCTTTATGGTTCATCTTAAGGTTCGATCACGTTACGTTTGTCTCAGTTTCTTCATTGTAATTATCTTTGAAAGATATAATTTACTTTTCTATCTGTAGGTGTTTACAATTACCGGAAAGGTCAGTACAATAGAAGACAATATGATAGCCGTGTTCGCACTAGGGGCGCTTTAGCTGAGAGACAGGTGGAAGTCCTGTTAACCCTTTGAACCCGATCTGGATAATACCAGCGTGGGGAAGTGCAGGTACACACATGTAGCCTGTTTATTAAAGGGGCTTTTATTACATGGACGTAACTGCATCTTCCTTATTTGGAAGGTGCGTTTTTTATTTGTGCGAGACTCATAGACTAAAAGTAATGCTTCAGTGAGGCGCGGTGATCATAAAACTAAGCTTCAATCAGTGGGCGTTTTCCTTCAGCCCCCACTGATTGTTAGTTTAACTTATCGGCCCTTTAGGGGCAGTTTATCCCCCACCTAAACTTGTCGATCTTCTTAAGTTTTGAGATGGGGGTTTTACCGCCCCTTAAGAGTGGGAAAAATGTTGATTATGTAGGAGGCATTTGTGATGCAAAGGTTAAGTTGTGGAA
The Salipaludibacillus sp. LMS25 DNA segment above includes these coding regions:
- a CDS encoding ATP-dependent Clp protease ATP-binding subunit → MMCQQCQERRATVGLNIQVNQEKHQLRLCHMCFEKLQAENKVPSHFGGGIPHDLFNQFGFTNMNTNQHDEQQANRGGGVLDQLGQNVTHAAKAGLIDPVIGRDEEVERVIEILNRRNKNNPVLIGEPGVGKTAIVEGLALKISEGNVPAKLLNKEVYLLDVASLVANTGIRGQFEERLKQLIAELQQRKNVILFIDEIHQVVGAGSAEGAMDAGNILKPALARGELQVVGATTLKEYRTIEKDAALERRFQPVMVHEPALEEAEAILKGIQAKYEDYHQVSYTDEAITACVNLSHRYIQDRFLPDKAIDLLDEAGSKANLVSGAQPQGEIDQRLNEIMKEKELVLKEENYEKAATLRDEEERLEKQLNKNTNTKAVVDVAQIQAIIEKQTGIPVGKLQETEASKMNSLVDNLTKKVIGQEEAVKKVAKAVRRSRAGLKAKHRPIGSFLFVGPTGVGKTELTKSLAEELFGSKEAMIRLDMSEYMEKHTVSKLIGSPPGYVGHEEAGQLTEKVRRNPYAIILLDEIEKAHPDVQHAFLQIMEDGRLTDSQGRTVSFKDTVIIMTSNAGVGSKKVTVGFGANEALNQTSLLDSLSSYFKPEFLNRFDAIIEFKQLEKDHLMTIVDLMLDELQTTLTEQKRTLHVSAEAKEKLADLGYHPSFGARPLRRALQDQVEDRLTDLILEDDTITNISVTVENDEISVSV
- the thpD gene encoding ectoine hydroxylase; its protein translation is MVQDLYPSRLNEKASIFERKDPVIHNEKAYEEGPLSRKELNFYDQNGYIMLEKFFDDDQLNMMKQELQYTMDQNRHRHSDEVIKEPSSNDIRSIFEVHKDGGFFEKLSQNERLVKICEQILGSQVYINQSRINFKPGFKGKEFYWHSDFETWHMEDGMPRMRALSCSIILTDNYEYNGPLMLIPGSHKWYVSTSGETPEENYKSSLQKQEVGVPDNKSMEWLVKQAGGQIDRATGPAGSVLLFECNTMHGSAGNISPYPRSNVFFVYNSIKNKLEKPFGGTEPRPEFLANRDNVKPIEPAKSLNYSRKY